In Penaeus monodon isolate SGIC_2016 unplaced genomic scaffold, NSTDA_Pmon_1 PmonScaffold_4045, whole genome shotgun sequence, the genomic window gaggttgagtgtcagttttcattaggtaatcttgaatattttcatggtttcttctgaggagttggttggggagttttgggggataaaggatttcttgtgaggggggaagagaggactggtgtctcaagcataggagcaaaggaaggtggaggtgattgtgtggtaggggaagagggggtggaacgtttgttctgtctgttacggatagtgcgaggagggagagggaaggtgttggggttgtagtggtgattgaaaatatctgtagtagagattggagtgtctggatttaggatggcaaaagtgttttgactggggaaggtaggaggtagaagagggggtttagatgtaggggggtgggtttaggagaattggtagaatgagcagtattactggagtaaggagtaagagagaaaccacgtcgacgtgcttcttgtctggcttcacgtagtgtgagtccaagtttgaatctgagagttgctacctcagactcaaatttgtaggtgggacagccactataaaatacattatggggccgccacagttggcacatgtgcgtgattgtgcagggcagttagatcgggtatggccaggttgggcacatagtgggcatctggctgtggaacggcaatgttttggctgggtgtcctagacgccaacagtttttgGCACTGacatggaggaggttggtatggacgaacagggaggggattctcctcctatgtaaacgtttaagggaaggtcatgtctacggaaggtaattttggctatgttagtaggtttctttcgatgacctctgggggaatggagtagcattgcactgatgttgcatcatagtctgtgagacaggcaagtagatcttctccacaatctgaccaatctttgtcatagattgggcaatttgctggggagattgaaactgtttctggtgcaagtattgggttggatgggttctgcaaggatggggttaccatataggtctgttagttttgttaatgctatagcttggttttcggatgttactgtgacaagacgggagcggtcgggtcggctacggaaagagactttacctacttgtttttggagacattgttggaagagaagggtgttgtcagagtagggagctgtgggagggatcatgaaaaatcggtcccatttggctgcgctgaagagggtattcaaaattgttgtagagataggggtagtcaaagggcgggggcgtgacgaagatggagtagtgttaagggaggtagtgttatggagaggtgggcaataaggctgtaaggtattaataagggaggatggggtggttgatgttggaggttgtggggtagaggtgttgaagttgagcttgctggagagtggaaatgttccttaagagttgattgttggctactgtactagtacgtattgatgagggggtagttattgcagcgttcggagccgtggtcaaaggagagcctggggtcagggaatcaggtgggtttacatcgttggggctatttgataaggggcaagcctcattgccctaatagtggggataagttttcattactggccatggtaagcctggattatgttggggataaaaacagtccacccctcagggtccccttgagggtaagggctagataactaaatcagggataccgtgcccatggctccctcgaggccgttcaggactggcacaaagtcagcctttcatcctttcagcacggctctcacaccttaggaggtggatagcagaagggtttggtgaagggacagaaacgaaaggtggaaaggaaaataaagaccatgcaaaattagttgagtcgagggctgagtcccaaggttggggagttccccatcattgggtcccagtcctccgcctcctaagcccccccccccacagacaacaacgggcaagggattgggggggacaaCACTATACTGTAAATCACTGTAAATGTAAACCATACCCTGCTCAGTCAGCGCATAATCACTTCTACATAACTAACCCTTACCCTGCCCTATAGTGTGACATCTATTAAACGCAACACCCTCACCATTTGCTTTGTAAACAGAAATTAATTTCGAACTCGTATTGTGGCTAGACCTTTTTTATCATGacactacatatatatggtgtgtgtgtgtgtgtgcttgcgtgtgaagcatatgtgcgtgtatgtgtataagcataGACGGTATACATATGGAGAGATAATGCACGATAATTTCGTTGATAAATCCTGCTCATATGTAAGACTGTTATTATATTTCAGTATCATTTAAcctgccgcttttcgattttctcCTTTCCAGCCAACTTCTGAATGTACCCTTTCCATCACACAAAAAGTAGGCCTTACAAGGTTTAGAAAAAAAGGCCTGAACTGTAATATAAGTCCTCAATCACTATCATAAAATATCAACATTCCATATCGTAAAAGTATCAACATAAAATATCATTCGGCTGTggagaagaaagcaaaaatgTTCTCAGACTGGTTTATTGGAAGATTGAACTTCACAGTAGCTTGCGATTACTTAAACATGTTGGCTGATCTTCTGCAAAAGGGCATCCGTATCAACCTGCCCCTCCAGGATCCTTGATTTGGCTTCCTCTATTTTAGTCTGACTCTGTAATATATTTAATTGAGACTCGTCAATATTGGCCTGTCTCTCCAAGTTCCACAAATGGGTTTCctctatttttgcttttttatcgtGAACCTTTAATTTGGCTTCATTTAACTCGGCCTGCCTCTCCAAGCATCTTAATTGGGCCTCTTCTATTTTGGATTGTCTTTTTAAGATCTGCAACTGAGCCTCCTCTATTCTGGCCTGTCTTTCTAGACTTTTCAACTGAGCATGTTCTATCCTGGCCTGTGTCTCCAACATCTTTAGCTGAGCCTGCCATAACTTGCTTTCCACTGGAGGAGAGACGATTCCCACTTTCGTATCAATATTAGTGTCGGTGGCAGCAAGTTCTTCATCGGCAGTAAAAGGTTGCACAGGAACTTCAGCAAAAGTCTGCTGGCCATCTTCAGAGTCCACTGACACACCAGCACGGAAGAGATGGCTGCCAATGATTCCTGCAAGAATACAAAAGACATGGCTATTAAAGCAAGCTCGTCAATGTCATTATGTCAAGGTTAGTGTTACACAGCCACGTTAGAATGTGTCTACCATTTTAGTTCAATATCTAAAATATCATACCATCAGTGTGAGGGAGATTGGCTTTATTTGCCAGGTCCTGACTTATCTCTTTATTCGGCCTGATCCCTGGTGCGTCCTGGGACCCGCATTCTTGTAGtatgcaaaataaaaacacatgtcTATCAGTACATACTTGTCAGTGTTATTATGCAAAGGGTCGTGTCACACAGCCACATTGGTCATGTCTACTATATTTACTTCGATATCTAAACATCATACCATCAGTATGAAGAGGGAGTTTGGATTTATCTTCCAGCGCCTGACCCGATTCTACACTCAGCCTGATCCCATGTGCATCCTGGGACCGTGTTCTTGTAGAGCGCAGCGTTTCGTGGAACTGAAAAGGGATTCTATGAAAAGTCGAGTTTTCGTAATTTGGAATGATATTAACCAACCATACATTATATGCACGAGtgcaataattattacatataaagatATTCCGCATTAAAAATTGAACGTATAGACTATGTTATGCAGttgtgaaaatatacatttactatATCTACATTTACTGTATGAGAATCAATATTTATACTGTGTGGTTATGGATTGGTAATCTTGTTAAAACCAGCTATTTTATCAACAGAGTAATGATAGTGTGGCAGCTAAGAATGTTTTTCGCCTACAGCTGATGCGCATGCAATTGAAAAGAGGGACCTCTGATAGGTTCAAACCTTTTTGCCAGCGTACTCCGTTCTgcgacaaaataataaataaataaataaacaaataaattgacAAAAGTAAACATCATCATAAGAGTCACAATACTGatatttttaataagaataaaagagattATGCTTGGTGTCCTTGCCATTGTTATTACGATAATCTATCCAGACTCGGGAAAGAAAAAGCAGGCAAGTTACCCTGGAATCGAAAGCAgaggtcttcattttttttttcattacgaaCCAGTCTGAATTTGTGTTCTACCTTCACGACCCAGTATGTCTATTATATCGTAGCTTCCTCTAAACCCGATATCAGttaacatgagtgtgtgtgtgtgtgtgtgtgtgtgtgtgtgtgtgtgtgtgtgtgtgtgtgtgtgtgtgtgtgtgtgtgtgtgtgtgtgtgtgtgtgtgtgtgtgtgtgtgtgcgtgtgcgcgcacgcttaaatgcacgcgcgcacacacacacatatacatataaatctttttatcatcattatcatcattaatattcttatgtgCCGACCCAATGAACAGTTGAAGTACTTCGAAGAACCCTGTTCGAGAGAAGAAatatgaagtaaaagaaaaaaaagtaaatatatgtgtaaatgcaagTGTTAAAATCAgaatattagaaaaaagaaaagacttggCGAAACAGAGAGCTCGAGATGCCAGATTAAGATGCCAGTTGTTCCTTTCTTAAGATTTGACACATTGAAGTTGTTTCAGAGCGTGCATTTACCTCCCCAATAGACGCCCAATGAATGCTGTTTGATGCCACAGTAAAGTATGATATCctcttaaaaatacaataaatttctTCTCGTTACTGTACTGTAAGTGTAAAGAATTGAAAGAAAAGTTGTCTGGGCTCAAAATACATGACTTTACATCCTTAATTATTCATATACTTCacatctttaaatattttttatattacatgcaATTAACATTGTTTCGAGTATCCCTTCCATGTTTGTAATGGAATTAATCACTCTCTGGGCAGCG contains:
- the LOC119570824 gene encoding uncharacterized protein LOC119570824, which produces MQVYACCEDIVTESFAYLGSVVDVSEPSDQEFSRWIGTGGRKHELDQQQQLEMVQLEDMYPTDGYTFHETLRSTRTRSQDAHGIRLSVESGQALEDKSKLPLHTDECGSQDAPGIRPNKEISQDLANKANLPHTDGIIGSHLFRAGVSVDSEDGQQTFAEVPVQPFTADEELAATDTNIDTKVGIVSPPVESKLWQAQLKMLETQARIEHAQLKSLERQARIEEAQLQILKRQSKIEEAQLRCLERQAELNEAKLKVHDKKAKIEETHLWNLERQANIDESQLNILQSQTKIEEAKSRILEGQVDTDALLQKISQHV